A window of Fragaria vesca subsp. vesca linkage group LG7, FraVesHawaii_1.0, whole genome shotgun sequence contains these coding sequences:
- the LOC101312877 gene encoding F-box/kelch-repeat protein At3g06240-like, producing the protein MNFSLVCKSWRGLISQVYQINGARKQLYCPSSFSCSGRNKVRLLYSVKPPRSIEYAALNKVGHSVHGNELNFPELQKVKIVGSCDGIICLEEGINVYLWNPTTTEIRTLMKPKGFQSMLMFYGFGLDPTLDDYKVILGNSVEEGGMKTLKVAVFKLREGIWSSKHGLDYMQVSGQGHYLDGALHWTEMRRVWPHPPVPGTRIVSLCLTDEVFKESLQVADLTGGQIYISERIARAENGLVLYMYGLNSIKIWLSKTYKVKTSWMNVIHLDLKFGGPGALRTTNIEPIFYSEDGKLFVSLDGKELVVYDREKKGFRTAFVCSGLAHEPVLYIDSLISPFKGLGIC; encoded by the coding sequence ATGAATTTTTCCTTGGTTTGCAAGTCCTGGCGTGGTCTAATCTCTCAAGTTTATCAAATCAATGGGGCCAGGAAGCAACTTTACTGCCCAAGCTCATTCTCATGCTCTGGTCGCAACAAGGTTAGGTTGCTCTACTCTGTCAAACCTCCCAGGTCCATCGAATATGCAGCACTAAACAAAGTTGGTCACTCTGTGCATGGTAATGAGCTTAATTTTCCTGAGCTTCAGAAAGTTAAGATTGTTGGATCATGTGATGGCATTATATGTTTGGAAGAGGGAATCAACGTTTATTTGTGGAATCCAACTACAACAGAAATCAGGACCCTGATGAAGCCAAAGGGCTTCCAATCTATGTTGATGTTCTATGGGTTCGGTTTAGACCCAACCTTAGATGATTACAAGGTAATCCTCGGTAACTCTGTGGAAGAAGGTGGTATGAAAACACTGAAGGTCGCAGTATTCAAGCTCAGAGAAGGAATATGGAGCAGCAAACATGGACTGGATTATATGCAAGTGTCTGGTCAGGGGCATTACTTGGATGGTGCTTTGCACTGGACTGAGATGAGACGGGTGTGGCCACATCCCCCTGTTCCTGGAACAAGAATCGTTTCCCTTTGCTTGACAGATGAGGTGTTTAAAGAGTCCCTGCAAGTGGCAGATCTCACGGGTGGGCAAATCTACATCAGTGAAAGGATCGCAAGGGCAGAAAATGGGTTGGTCCTTTATATGTACGGTCTCAATAGCATTAAGATATGGCTATCAAAGACGTATAAGGTTAAGACATCTTGGATGAATGTCATACATCTTGATCTTAAATTTGGTGGACCAGGTGCTCTTCGAACAACAAATATTGAACCAATATTCTATTCTGAAGATGGAAAGCTGTTTGTGAGCCTTGATGGGAAGGAGTTGGTAGTATATGATAGAGAAAAGAAAGGGTTCCGCACTGCTTTTGTATGCTCTGGGTTGGCACATGAACCAGTTCTATACATTGACAGCTTGATTTCACCCTTCAAAGGCCTAGGTATCTGCTGA
- the LOC101300391 gene encoding dol-P-Man:Man(7)GlcNAc(2)-PP-Dol alpha-1,6-mannosyltransferase-like, protein MASKSSKFLERFGYDVLLGSVAAFYVFMAPYTKVEESFNVQAMHDILYHRQNLDNYDHLEFPGVVPRTFLGAFLVSSLASPAILAMNLLHMPKIYGLFTVRLTVGCIILSTLRFFRLQVREKFGRQVEAYFVMLTAAQFHLLFYCTRPLPNILALGAVNLAYGYWLKEKSYAALNCLIFATVTLRCDVLLLLCPIGLELLLTRSISLWKALKYCTLCALLCIGLTVFVDSIMWRRVLWPEFEVLWFNSVLNRSSEWGTHPFHWYFTSALPRSLLAAYPLFLLGILLDRRVLPFIIPVFSFVVLYSKLPHKELRFIIGSIPIFNLSAAVAAARIYNNRKKTFWKFLYVIMLGLLLISLGCTAITFMASNENYPSGHALQHLHKIGHLGNRTNEILVHIDTYSAMNGISRFCEHDFPWRYSKEEGIPGEELCQRNFNYLINEHPAINGFKCLSAVNGFSRVRLQNGFPPILLVKEPKVYIHGNVRHSDILDRIWPGCS, encoded by the exons ATGGCTTCCAAGTCTTCGAAATTTCTAGAGCGATTCGGTTACGATGTGCTACTCGGATCAGTAGCTGCGTTTTATGTGTTCATGGCGCCCTACACCAAGGTCGAAGAAAGCTTCAACGTTCAG GCAATGCATGATATTCTATATCATCGGCAAAACTTGGACAAT TATGATCATTTGGAGTTTCCGGGAGTTGTTCCTCGGACTTTCCTCG GTGCTTTTCTTGTATCGAGTTTGGCATCCCCTGCTATTCTAGCAATGAACTTGCTGCACATGCCAAAGATTTATGGTCTTTTTACAG TTCGTTTGACTGTAGGTTGCATCATATTATCTACATTACGCTTCTTTCGTCTTCAG GTTAGAGAAAAGTTTGGACGTCAAGTAGAAGCTTACTTTGTAATGCTAACTGCAGCTCAGTTCCACCTTCTGTTCTATTGTACCCGTCCACTTCCTAATATACTAGCTCTAGGTGCAG TCAACTTGGCATATGGATACTGGTTAAAGGAGAAGTCTTATGCAGCTTTAAACTGTTTG ATCTTTGCTACAGTTACCCTAAGATGTGATGTTCTGTTACTTCTCTGTCCTATTGGCTTGGAGCTTTTGTTG ACTAGATCAATTTCATTATGGAAGGCACTGAAGTACTGCACTTTGTGTGCTCTATTGTGCATAG GTCTTACTGTATTTGTTGATTCAATAATGTGGAGAAGAGTACTTTGGCCTGAGTTTGAAGTTCTCTGGTTCAACTCTGTTCTGAATCGAAGTTCAGAGTGGGGC ACACATCCATTTCACTGGTACTTCACTTCAGCACTACCCCGCTCATTGCTTGCTGCATACCCTCTTTTCCTG CTAGGGATCTTACTTGACAGAAGGGTCTTGCCATTCATTATTCCAGTCTTTTCCTTTGTTGTACTATATTCTAAGCTTCCCCATAAG GAGCTCCGCTTTATCATTGGTTCAATTCCAATCTTCAACTTATCTGCCGCAGTTGCAGCTGCTAGAAT CTATAACAATAGAAAAAAGACATTCTGGAAGTTTCTCTATGTAATTATGCTCGGATTACTGTTGATCAG TCTAGGGTGCACGGCCATAACTTTCATGGCATCCAATGAGAATTATCCCAGTGGTCATGCTTTACAACATTTGCATAAGATAG GTCATCTTGGGAACAGAACAAATGAAATCTTGGTTCATATTGATACATATTCAGCCATGAATGGAATATCCCGCTTTTGTGAACATGATTTTCCATGGAG ATATTCGAAAGAGGAAGGTATTCCGGGGGAAGAATTATGCCAGAGAAATTTCAACTATCTTATCAA TGAGCACCCTGCAATCAATGGGTTCAAGTGTCTATCTGCTGTAAATGGGTTCTCACGTGTTCGTCTTCAAAATGGCTTCCCACCAATTTTACTG GTTAAAGAGCCCAAAGTATATATTCACGGAAATGTAAGACACAGCGACATCCTTGACAGAATTTGGCCAGGCTGCTCCTGA
- the LOC101300667 gene encoding pentatricopeptide repeat-containing protein At1g02150-like, translating to MLLQTSAHHLNASLSSSLSYSRPLPSKIPSLSLPRSINYQRLTISSSISQVHNYGTVDYERRPIVKWNAIYRKISLLADDPELNASSVLNQWEKEGKKLSKWELCRVVKELRKFKRYGRALEVYDWMINRAERFRFSSSDAAIQLDLVGKVRGVSSAENYFLSLPDNLKDKRIYGALLNAYVRAKMQEKAESLLDKMRSKGHALHPLPFNVMMTLYMNLKEYEKVESIISEMMEKNIQLDIYSYNIWLSSRGSQGSAERMEQVFEQMKLDRTINPNWTTFSTMATMYIKMGLFEKAEACLKKVESRITGRDRIPYHYLLSLYGGVGNKDEIYRVWNVYKSSFPSIPNLGYHAIIAALIRVGDVEGAEKIFEEWLTVKPSYDPRIVNLFIVSYIEEGDFDKAQSFFDNMVEAGGKPNSSTWEALAEGHIEEKRISEALSCWKEAFMAEGSKSWRPKPVNVTTFYEFCEQEGDLRSKEIFLGLLRQSGQLKNKSYALLVGLSDEDSSDNDISLEKDSINDNQDGDEKSDDGSDMLLNQLHSTL from the exons ATGCTTCTCCAAACCTCAGCTCACCACCTCAACGCCTCTCTCTCATCATCCCTCTCCTACTCTCGCCCCCTCCCCTCTAAAATCCCATCTTTGTCCCTCCCCCGTTCCATCAATTACCAAAGGCTCACCATCTCCTCCTCCATATCTCAAGTTCACAACTATGGCACTGTCGACTATGAGAGGAGACCCATTGTCAAATGGAACGCGATATACCGCAAGATATCGTTGCTGGCTGACGACCCAGAGTTGAACGCTTCGAGTGTTTTGAATCAGTGGGAGAAGGAGGGCAAGAAGCTTAGCAAGTGGGAGCTTTGTAGGGTTGTTAAGGAGTTGAGGAAGTTCAAGCGCTATGGTAGAGCTCTTGAG GTGTATGATTGGATGATCAACAGAGCAGAGAGGTTTAGATTTTCCAGTAGTGATGCTGCAATTCAATTAGATCTAGTTGGTAAAGTAAGGGGAGTTTCTAGTGCGGAAAATTACTTCCTGAGTCTGCCAGATAACTTGAAGGACAAGAGAATATATGGGGCTCTGCTCAATGCGTACGTCCGGGCTAAAATGCAAGAAAAGGCAGAATCTTTGCTTGATAAAATGAGAAGTAAAGGTCATGCATTGCACCCGCTTCCATTTAATGTGATGATGACACTCTATATGAACCTCAAGGAGTATGAGAAAGTAGAATCTATTATTTCCGAAATGATGGAGAAAAACATTCAGCTAGATATATACTCGTACAATATTTGGTTATCATCTCGAGGATCTCAGGGTTCTGCAGAACGAATGGAACAGGTATTTGAACAGATGAAGTTGGACAGAACCATTAATCCCAACTGGACCACATTCAGCACTATGGCTACAATGTACATCAAGATGGGGCTATTTGAAAAGGCTGAAGCTTGCCTGAAGAAGGTTGAGAGTAGAATTACAGGTCGGGATCGGATTCCTTACCATTATCTTTTAAGCCTTTATGGCGGTGTTGGTAACAAAGACGAGATTTATCGGGTATGGAATGTGTACAAATCAAGTTTTCCCAGTATCCCGAATTTGGGTTACCATGCTATTATCGCTGCTCTAATCAGAGTAGGTGATGTTGAAGGGGCAGAAAAGATTTTTGAGGAATGGCTGACAGTTAAGCCAAGTTATGACCCTAGAATTGTCAATCTTTTCATTGTTTCTTACATAGAAGAAGGGGATTTTGATAAAGCCCAGAGTTTCTTTGACAACATGGTTGAAGCAGGAGGAAAACCTAATTCTAGTACATGGGAGGCTCTAGCTGAAGGGCATATTGAAGAGAAGAGAATCTCTGAGGCATTATCCTGCTGGAAAGAAGCTTTTATGGCTGAGGGATCAAAGAGTTGGAGACCAAAGCCCGTTAATGTGACTACCTTCTATGAATTCTGTGAACAAGAAGGCGATTTAAGAAGCAAAGAGATCTTTTTGGGATTGTTGAGGCAGTCAGGACAACTCAAAAATAAGTCATATGCATTACTTGTTGGCTTATCTGATGAAGATTCCAGTGATAATGATATATCATTAGAGAAAGATAGTATTAATGATAACCAGGACGGTGATGAGAAGTCAGATGATGGGTCTGATATGCTTTTGAACCAATTGCACAGTACCCTGTGA